The Sorangiineae bacterium MSr11367 genome window below encodes:
- a CDS encoding LysR family transcriptional regulator: MFAVLAEERSVSRSASRLALSQPAVSRSLQRLRDMFRDDLLIRTASGYEPTPKGQRMLSELSAILPRLDRMLAGAEFDPTEENATFRIAVTDNAAQVITPTLCRTVLPKSKRVTFQFLAWHDGSLEELEHGRLDLALNADDGHAPERFHREVIYDDEFVCIVSKDSPHTKRITLKQYANGLHIGIGILGGRQTIPEQRLLALGYQRTCVIEVPYFVAAMRCIPGTELIATVPKRLMAGEPHNPRVKVLEPPPELTGFRYLMIWHPRVHTDAAHTWLRSAIRETCTFRG, translated from the coding sequence GTGTTCGCGGTTCTGGCCGAGGAGCGCAGTGTTTCGCGCTCGGCATCACGCCTGGCGCTGAGCCAGCCGGCGGTGAGCCGCTCCCTTCAACGACTGCGCGACATGTTCCGCGACGACCTGTTGATCCGAACGGCCAGCGGCTACGAGCCCACGCCCAAAGGGCAGCGGATGCTGTCGGAGCTTTCGGCGATCCTCCCTCGACTCGATCGCATGCTCGCCGGGGCGGAGTTCGATCCGACGGAGGAGAACGCGACATTCCGCATCGCCGTCACGGACAACGCCGCGCAGGTGATCACCCCCACCCTGTGCCGCACGGTGTTGCCGAAGTCCAAGCGGGTCACGTTCCAGTTTCTCGCCTGGCACGACGGTTCGCTCGAAGAACTGGAGCACGGCCGGCTGGACCTGGCCTTGAACGCCGACGACGGCCACGCACCGGAGCGATTCCACCGCGAGGTGATCTACGACGACGAATTCGTCTGCATCGTTTCCAAAGACAGTCCGCATACGAAGCGCATCACGCTCAAGCAGTATGCGAACGGCCTGCACATCGGCATTGGCATTCTGGGCGGCCGCCAAACGATTCCCGAGCAGCGCCTTTTGGCCTTGGGCTACCAGCGCACGTGCGTGATCGAAGTTCCCTACTTCGTTGCGGCCATGCGCTGCATTCCGGGCACGGAGTTGATTGCGACCGTCCCCAAACGCCTCATGGCCGGAGAACCGCACAATCCACGCGTCAAGGTGCTGGAACCTCCGCCGGAGCTCACCGGCTTTCGCTACTTGATGATCTGGCACCCCCGCGTACACACGGATGCCGCCCACACGTGGCTCCGGTCGGCCATCCGCGAGACGTGCACGTTCCGCGGTTGA